In Rhizobium sp. CIAT894, the genomic window CGCTGTTCATCCTGTGGTTCGGCATCTTCGAGGCCTCCAAAGTCGCCTTGATCGCCGTCGGTGTCTTCTTCCCGGTCTATCTCGGGGTCTACGGCGCCGTCGTCGGCGTCGACCGGCGCATCGTCGAGGTCGGCCGCGTCTTCCGGCTTTCCGGGCTCGAACTCATTCGCCTGATCCTGCTGCCGGCAGTCCTTCCCGATTATGTCCTGGCGCTGCGCGCCGGCCTCGGTCTCGGCTGGATGTTCGTCGTCGCGGCGGAATTCATGGGTGCGTCGGAGGGGCTGGGATATCTCCTGGTGGACGGTCAGCAGCTCGGAAAACCGGATCAGATCCTGGCCGCTATCTTGATCTTTGCCATTGTCGGCAAGGCGACCGACAGCCTGCTTCTGATTGCGACCACACCGTTTCTGCGCTGGCGCGACAGTCATACGAGCGGGATCTGACATGCTCGATATCCGCTCTCTCTCCAAGATTTATCCCAACGGAACGCATGCGCTGCAAGATTTCTCCCTGAAGGTCGGAAAGGGCGAGCTGATCGCAGTCATCGGCGGGTCGGGCTGCGGCAAGAGCACTCTTCTGCGGCTGTTGTCAGGCCTGGAAGCGCCCACCCAGGGCGAGATCAGCCTGGAGGGACAGCGGCTGACGGAGCCGGACGCGCTCGTGAATATCGTCTTCCAGGAGCTCCGGCTTTTTCCCTGGCTGACGGTTGCGGGTAATATCGGTTTCGGCCTGCGCCATCTGGCAAGCGACGAACGCGAGGAGCAGGTATCGGCGGCCCTGGAGAAGATCGGCCTTGCCGGCTATGAGAAACGCTGGATCAAAGAATTGTCCGGCGGACAGGCTCAGCGTGTGGCCTTGGCGCGCGCGCTCGTGACAAAACCCTCCGTGCTTCTATTGGACGAGCCCTTCTCAGCACTCGATGCGATGACGCGTGTCGAACTCCAGGATCATTTGATCGATCTCTGGCGTGTGAATGCCACGACGATGCTGCTGGTCACGCACGATATCGAAGAGGCCGCTTTTCTCGCGGATCGCGTGGTCGTGATGCGCCCCTGGCCGGGGCGTATTCTCGAAGTGGTCGACATAGGTTTGCCGCGGCAACGCAATCGCATGTCGGACGAACTGGCCTCAGTCAAAAGACGCCTTTCCGACCTTCTGGCCCACTCCCTCAATGAGGGCGGCCGCTCCGCAACCGCCTGAAAGACGAAATGCGTCACGGGACGAACCGGACGCATTTCATTCGAGAATACGGGAAACTATCAGGCTGCCGTTGCCATGCGGGCCGAGGCCGTCAGCCTGACCGGCAGTTTGCGCATGATTTCCTCGGCAAAACAGGTGGCGTTCTCACGCGCCTTGTCGAGATTGCTGACGCGTGACGGGTCGATCGTGTGCAGCGTACCGCCACAGTCGAAGATGTCGCGGAAGGCCGAGCGCTCGATGATCGCCGTATCCAGCACCGGCACGTGCCGCTCGCTGAGCAGCGACTTGACGAGCTGCAGCGCCCGCGTCGTCACCATCGAGTTGACGCGGGTCAGCACCACCGAATGTCCGATCTTGATGCCCGCCTTCTCGTCCAGATACTGCAGCAGTTCGAGCACCTGCGCGCCGCCGCGCGCATCCATCGCACAGCCCTGGATCGGGATCAGCACGTGGTCGGAAAGGCCGACGGCGGTGGCGAGCAGCGGATTGCGCGCGCCCGGCAGGTCGACGATGAAATAGTCGGTATTATGCTTGTTCTCGCTGATATGCTGCGGCAGCGAGGCGGTGGTCACGAAATCGATGACGGATATATTGGCCACATCGCCAGAGATCTCATGCCAGCGCGAAATCCAGTGCTGCGGATCGGCATCGAGAATGGTGACGCGGTAACCTTTGCGGGCAAGCTCGGTCGCGAGCAGCAGAACAGCGGTCGTCTTGCCGGCGCCGCCCTTGGTGTTTGCGAAAGTAATGACAGGCATGTTCGGTCCTCGGAGGAAAAATGGCGCGAGCCGGAATCGCTCTTTTTACGCACCGTCGGAGCATCGTGCGGTTAACCCATCCTTTCCAATCATGGTTAACAAAATCGAAACGCGCGCGGCGAAATTGCAGTCGGTATTTTTCACATCCCTAAAATTGGGGATGCCCCAAGACGAAAAAAGCCCGGAAAGCCAAAGCCTTCCGGGCCAATATGCAGGTCCACCCTCAAATTCTCAGAAGCAATCCCTGAAAAGGGCTTTGGTATTCTCAAGCGTCATCGCCACCGGGTTGCCGCCAGCACTCGGATCTTCGATCGCCATGGCCGACAATTCGTCGATGCGGTCGGGGGCGATTCCCATAGCCGTCAGCGTGTCCGGCACGCCGAGTTCGGAGCGAAGCTTCAGCACATAATCGTAGAAGCCGTCGAAACCGCCCGAAATGCCGAGATAGGCGGCCGCCCGGCCGATCTTCTCCTCGATCACGGCGCGGTTGAAGCGCAGCACCGCCGGCATGACGACCGCATTGGTCATGCCGTGATGGGTGTTGTAGACGGCGCCGATCGGGTGCGACAGCGCATGGATGGCGCCGAGCCCCTTCTGGAAGGCGACCGCGCCCATGGCGGCGGCTGACATCATGTTGGCGCGGGCTTCGAGATCGGTCCCTTCGCGATAGGCGCGCGGCAGGAATTCCTTGACGAGCCGCATGCCTTCGAGCGCGATGCCGGCCGACATCGGGTGATAGAAGGGCGAGGAATAGGCCTCCAGGCAATGGGCGAAAGCATCCATGCCGGTGCCGGCGGTGATGATCTTCGGCATGCCGACCGTCAGTTCCGGATCGGAGATGACGACACCCGGCAGGAACTTCGGATGGAAGATGATCTTCTTCACATGCGTGACGGAATTGGTGATGACGCTGGCGCGGCCGACTTCCGAACCGGTGCCTGCCGTCGTCGGCACCGCGACGATCGGGGCGATGCCTTCGAGGCTCGCACGTGTCCACCAGTCGCCGATATCCTCGAAATCCCAGACCGGCCGGCTCTGGCCGGCCATGAAGGCGACGCATTTGCCGAGATCGAGGCCCGAGCCGCCGCCGAAGGCAACGACGCCGTCATGGCCGCCGTCCTTGAAAGCCTTGACGCCGGCCTCGAGGTTCTTCTCGTTCGGGTTCGGATCGACATCGGCGAAGATCGCCCGGCCGAGGCCGGCGTCTTCGAGGATATCGAGCGCATTCTTGGTGATCGCCATCGCGGCGAGGCCGCGGTCGGTGACAAGCAGCGGCTTCTTGATGCCGAGGCTCTTGCAGGCGTCCGCCAGTTCCTTGATGCGGCCCCGGCCGAGCTTGACCGATGTCGGATAGCTCCAGTTTGCGGTGATGTTGCTGCTCATGCTGTGACTTTCTTCAGGTGGAAGGATTTCGGGCGAGTCAGATTCTGAAAACCGATGATCGACAGCGAGCCGCCGCGGCCCGTCTCCTTGACGCCGGTCCAGCAGAGCGCCGGATCGAGATAGTCAGCGCGGTTCATGAAGACGGTGCCGGTTTCGATCTCGCGCCCGAGACGCGCGGCCCGCTCGACATCCTTGGTCCAGAGCGAGGCGGTCAGCCCGTACTGGCTGTCGTTCATCAAGGCGAGTGCCTCCTCGTCGCTCTTCACCTTCATGATGCCGACGGCCGGACCGAAGGTCTCCTCGCGCATGAAGGCCATGGAATGGTCGACATCGACGAGGACTTGTGGCGCGAGATAGGCGCCGCCGTCATCCTGGGGGAAAAGCTTGGGGTCGACAAGCGCCTTGGCGCCCTTCGCGACCGCATCGGCGATCTGCTCGCGCACCACCTTGGCGAAACGCTTGTTCGCCATCGGCCCGAGCGTCGTTTCCGGATCGAGCGGATTGCCGAGCTTGTAGTTCGACACCCAGGCGACCGATTTCTCGACGAAGGCATCGTAGAGCGATTCATGCACATAGACGCGCTCGATGCCGCAGCAGCACTGGCCGGAATTATAGGTCGCGCCGTCCATCAGCGTGTCGACGGCCGCATCGAGATCAGCGTCTTCCATGACGTAGCCCGGATCCTTGCCGCCGAGTTCGAGACCGAGGCCGGTAAAGGTGCCGGCGGCGGCCCGCTCCATTGAGCGGCCGCCTTCGACCGATCCGGTGAAGTTGACGAAATTGAAGCTGCCGGCGGCAATCAGCGCCGACGTGGTCTCATGATCGAGGAAAACGTTCTGGAACACGTCCTCGGGAACGCCGGCCTCGACGAAGGCCTGTACCAGCCGCTCGCCGACGAGCAATGTCTGCGAGGCATGTTTCAGCACCACGGTATTGCCGGCCATCAATGCCGGTGCGATCGTGTTGATCGCCGTCATATAGGGATAGTTCCAGGGTGCGACGACGAAGACGACGCCATGCGCTTCGCGTTCGATACGGCGCTCGAAACGCTCGCTCTCCTCGACGACAACAGGCGCCAGCGCATCCGCTGCGATCGAGGCGACATAGTTGGAGCGTTCGTTGAAGCCCTTGTATTCGCCGCCATACTTGATCGGCCGGCCCATCTGCCAGGCAAGCTCCGGCACGACGACGTCGGACATCTCGTTCAGCCGTGCAGCACCCTTCAGGACAAGCTGAACACGCTCTTCAAGCGGCCGTCTCGCCCAAGCCTTCTGCGCCTTGCGGGCACGCGCCACCACGTCCTTGGCGGCATCGAGAGAAAGCGCTGCACGCTCCGCGTAAACCGATCCGTCGATCGGTGAAATGCATTGGATCATTGCCATGATCGATTTCCGTCCTCGTATTGATCAAAAATTCCGTCGAGGGCCATAGCCCCTCATCCGCCTGCCGGCACCTTCTCCCCGTAAACGGGGCGAAGGGGGATAGCCGCACCCTCTCCGGCCCTCGCCAACGTCTCGCAGGGCACGTCCCCTCTCCCCGTTTTTACGGGGAGAGGGTTAGGGTGAGGGGCAAGCAACCCGCAAAATGCTATTAAGCTCTTTCGAACCCGCGCGCCACTTCCCAATCGGTGATGCGGCGGTCGTATTCTTCCTGCTCCCATTCGGCAGCACGGGTGTAATGATCGATAACCTCGTCGCCGAAGGCTTTGCGCAGCATTGCCGATTCGGTCATCGCGGTCGTGGCCGCGCGCAGCGTGCGCGGAATTTCGCGAATATCCTTGCCGCCATAGGCGTCGCCGACGAAGGGGGCTTCGAGCTCAAGCTTGTTCTCGATGCCGTCGATGCCGGCGGCCAGCAGCGCGGCAAAGGCGAGATAAGGATTGAGGTCGGAGCCGCCGACGCGGCATTCGATGCGGATCCCCTTTGTTTCCTCACCGCAGAGGCGATAGCCGGCGGTGCGGTTGTCCTTGCTCCAGATCGCCTTGGTCGGCGCGAAGGTGCCGGCCATGAAGCGCTTGTAGGAGTTGATGTAAGGCGCCAGGAAATAGGTGATCTCGCTCGCATGGGCGAGAAGCCCGGCAACGTAATTGTGCATCAGCGGCGACATGCCGTATTTGCCGGTGTGATCGAAGAACAGCGGCTTTTCCTCGAGGCTCCAGAGCGACTGGTGAATATGCGAGGAGCTGCCGGCAGCGTTGTAATTCCACTTGGCGAGGAAGGTGATGGCCTTGCCCTTCGACCAGGCGATCTCCTTGCAGCCGTTCTTGATGATCGCATGCCGGTCGGCCATGGCGAGCGCATCGGCATAGCGCACGTTGATTTCCTCCTGGCCGGCGGAAGCCTCGCCCTTGGAGTTTTCGACCGGAATGCCGGCGCCCTGCAGGCCGGTGCGGATCGCCCGCATCACCTCTTCTTCCTTGGTAGTCTGGAAGATGTGATAGTCCTCGTTATAGGCGCTGGCGAGCTTGAGATTGCGGTAGCCCGCGCTATGCGCAGCCTCGTAGCTCTGGTCGAACAGGAAGAATTCGAGTTCGGAGGCCATATAGGCCTTCATGCCCATGTCTTCGAGGCGCTTCACCTGCTTCTTCAGGATCGCGCGCGGGGAATGGGCGATCTCCTCATGGGTGTGATGATCGAGCATGTCGCAGAGCACCAGCGCCGTGCCCTCAAGCCAGGGAATGCGGCGCAGCGTCGAAAGATCCGGCTTCATCGTATAGTCGCCGTAGCCCTTTTCCCAGCTCGTCGCCTTATAGCCGGAGACCGTCTCCATCTCCATGTCGGTGGCGATCAGATAGTTGCAGCTATGCGTTTCCTTCCAGGCGCTTTCGACGAAATATTCCGCCTGGAAACGTTTGCCCATCAGCCGGCCCTGCATGTCCACCTGGCAGGCCAAAACCGTATCGATGCGCCCTTCGGCAACATCCTTCTTGAGATCGTCGAATGTGTAGCTGCTCATGATTGATCCGCCTGACATTGGAATTGAGAAAATCGGGGCAACGAAATCGCATGCCCCCGGCCGGATGCGGGCCTGATGCCTTTTCGTTGAACCGGTGATGGGGCCGCAGGCTGCGGCCCCGTTTCCTTGCAATATGCCTAACTATTCGCCGGGACGGCGACGGTGCCGGTTTCGCCGACAGCCGCTTCCGCGGCGGCGATTTCGCCCCGTCGTTTGGCGATCATGTCGCCGATCGGCGGGCCCTGGAAGCGACGTTTTTCAACGGCGAACCAGATGACGATCGCCAGCACGATAAAGGCGAGGGTGATCTCGAAGACCTTGTCATTCGGCGGCTGGATCGCGATGTAGACGATGAGGATCATGCCGAGCGTCGCGAGAACGCCGACCACCTTGTAGAGGCCGCCGCCGAGATTCCACGGTCCCGGTGCCGGCCACTTCTTGGTACCGTAGGCGAAGATGCCGAGCACGATCGGGAAGAGGAAGGACAGGAAGAGGAAGATCAGCGTCGCGTTGACCACGGTGACATAGAGGCTTGCCTCGCCGACCGAGATAAACAGCGCGCCCCAGACGAACAGGCTTTCGAGAGCCGCACCCGTCCAGATCGCCGCAACCGGCGTGCGGAATTTCGGGCTGACGCTGGCGAGCGTTTTCGAGCCCACCGGAATGCCGCCGTCTCGCGAGAAGGCAAAGATCATGCGCGAGCAGGACGTAACAGTCGCAAGGCCGCACAGGAACTGCGAGATGAAGATCGCGATGTAAAGCAGCGTGACCAGCCAGGCCGGCATGATGGCGTTGATGGTCATGAAGAACACGCTCCAGCCCTGCTTTGCGCCCACCGCCATATCGGGAATGGCGATGACGAAGGCCGAAAGCATTACCCAGCCGGCAAGCGACGACCAGATAACCGCGGACACCATCGAACGCGGCACCGACAGCGCTGCCTTCTTGGTTTCCTCAGAGGTATGAGCGGAGGCGTCGTAGCCGGTGATTGTGTAGATCGGCAGAAGCAGGCCCAGGCCGAAAATATACCACATGCTGTCCGACTGCGGCCAAACCCCGCCGCCGGCATCGCCTGAATAATTGGTGAACGTCCATAGACGCGAGAAGTCATGGGTCGGGGCGAAATAGAAGCAGGCAATCGTCAGCACGGCGGCCGTCACAAGGATCAGCGTCCCCGAAAAATCGGTGAGCTTTGCCGTCAGGCCGATACCGAAATGGTTGATGGCAGCCTGCACGATCGTGAAGAGCACGACCAGAACGACCTGCATGCCGGGCGAGACGACGCCGCTGGCATCGGCGATGCCGAGCTGAGCGCCAAACGTGCCGCCGAGGAACAGGGCCGTGCCGATATTGATGGCGCCGAGAACGGTGATGAGGCCGAGCAGGTTCAGCCATGCGGTGAGCCAGCCGGTGAAGCGGGTGCCGAGAATGGAACTCCAGTGATAAAGACCACCGGCCGTCGGATAGGCCGACGAGATCTGCGCCATGCCGAGGGCAAAAAACAGGGAGATGATGCAGCCGACCGGCCAGCCGATGCCGATCGCGGCACCGCCGACGCCCGACGTCGCCTGCGCGAGCGAATTGATACCGCCCGAAAGGATGCAGATGATCGAAAATGAAATCGCAAAATTTGAGAACGAGCTCATACGCCGTTCGAGTTCCTGGGCGTAGCCCATCGAGTGCAGGACATGGACGTCCTGCGTCTTATCCTGATCGGTATAGTCAGACATGACTTCCCCCTGTTCACGATCGGCCGCGGGATTGCGGGCCGGTTCAGTGCCAAATTGTCCGCGGCATTTTCGCCGTGCGGACGCTCGCAGTTAGACTGCTCCCTCGGGTCTTCTTTTTTGTCAGGCGTCCAGGCTTTGCTGGAGCAACCCTTTTAGATAGTCGGCCATGACCCCTTGGCCGACATCGTCTGTGATGAGGTCGTTGCGGACCTCGATCATTACATTGCGCAAGCCGTTCGAAAGCCCGTGCAGGATCAGCGTGTGGGTCACGCCGTCCTCGGGCCCGTAAGGCTGATTGCGTTGCGTCCTGTAAAGCGGCGCTTCGGCCGCAGCCTCCAGCATGCGATCGGCAAACCGGCTGTCCTCGTCGTGCAATATGCCGAGTTCGACGGCGCGTTCGCGGCCATGATAGACCGGCGTGAAGCTGTGCATGGTCACGATAACGCTGTCCTGCCCCCTTGCCCGGCGATCGCGGATCAGCCCGCGAATGGCGTCGTGGAAGGGTACGTAAAGCGCATCGGTACGGGCAAGACGCTCTTCGGCGGTCAGATCCTTGTTGCCGGGAATGGCGTAAATCTCACTCGTCTCCGGCATGGCGCCGGGCGAACTGGGCGGCCGATTGCAGTCGTAGATCAACCGTGAGAACCGCTGGTAGACGAGCGTCGCGTCGAGGCCGTCCGATATGCCACGCGCGACTGCGAGAGCCCCCGGATCCCAGGCGATGTGGCTCGACAGCGCTTCGTCAGGCAAGCCAAGATCGCCGAAAGATGCGGGAAGCGTGTTCGAAGCGTGTTCGCAGACGATCAACACCGGGCTCCGACCGTCGATGCGCTCGATCCCGACGCAGTCGCCGTCCGCTTCGCTGAGGATTTTCGGCCGGGCCAGCACCAAAGGCGCCACTCCTTATCCATTAATAAAATATTTATAGAAAAGAATTCTTCAGGTTTCGGTCAGTGTCAAGCGTCCCCTGAAAATTTCTTTTCATGACAGCAGTTGACATGGATTATGACAGCGTTGTTAACTTTGGTTGGGAAAGTGGCGCCAGACCATCCCGGGGAGCATTGAAGTGACAGTTGCGTCGAAGACGGTTTCGGACGTCATACACTCGCATTTCGGGGTCTTGACTCGTGCCGAGAAACAACTGGCCGAAAGCCTTCTCGACAACTATCCGGTTTCCGGTCTCGGCAGCATCACCACCATCGCCGAGAATGCCGGCGTCTCGACGCCGACCGTCGTGCGCATGGTGCAGAAGCTCGGTTTCAAGGGCTATCCGGACTTTCAGGCGCATCTGCATCTGGAGGTCGAGGCGACGATCTCGAACCCCATCGCCAAGCACGATCGGTGGGCGCAGAACGCCCCAGGCACCCACATCCTCAATCGTTTCGCCGATGCCATCATGGGCAATCTGCGCCAGACATTGACCGATCTCGACACCGCAACCTTCGACAGCGTCGCCTCGCTGCTGTCCGATCGCAAACGCGGTCTCTATTTCGTCGGCGGCCGCATCACCGGTGCGCTTGCCGAATATTTCTTCACCCACATGCAGGTGATCCGGCCGGCAACGACACTGCTGTCGTCGAACTCCAGCAGCTGGCCGCAATATGTCCTCAACATGAATGCCGGCGACATCCTGATCATCTTCGACATCCGCCGCTACGAGCAGGAAATGGTCAGCCTCGCCACGGCCGCCCGCAAGCGCGGCGCCGAGATCGTCGTCTTCACCGATCAATGGGGCTCGCCGGCCGCCAAACTCGCCCGGCATGCCTTCCGCGTCCGGATCGAGGCGCCATCGGCCTGGGATTCCTCCGTCGTCACCCTCTTCATCGTCGAAGCATTGATCGAGGCCGTTCAAAATTCGACCTGGGACGAGACGAAGGAGCGCATGAAGACACTGGAGGGCCTGTTCGAACAGACCAAGCTTTTCCGTAAACCGGGCTAGG contains:
- a CDS encoding ABC transporter permease, whose protein sequence is MSLVDIALSWRNTETGRKTRLRRVSSFDHPMVGILFPVVLFAAWEILVRTGTVGGRLMPPPSKILYTVYTLAASGDLATHVGATLRRVTIGFAFGSLAGTVLGALTGYSRLLARLLDPTLQALRAIPSIAWVPLFILWFGIFEASKVALIAVGVFFPVYLGVYGAVVGVDRRIVEVGRVFRLSGLELIRLILLPAVLPDYVLALRAGLGLGWMFVVAAEFMGASEGLGYLLVDGQQLGKPDQILAAILIFAIVGKATDSLLLIATTPFLRWRDSHTSGI
- a CDS encoding ABC transporter ATP-binding protein translates to MLDIRSLSKIYPNGTHALQDFSLKVGKGELIAVIGGSGCGKSTLLRLLSGLEAPTQGEISLEGQRLTEPDALVNIVFQELRLFPWLTVAGNIGFGLRHLASDEREEQVSAALEKIGLAGYEKRWIKELSGGQAQRVALARALVTKPSVLLLDEPFSALDAMTRVELQDHLIDLWRVNATTMLLVTHDIEEAAFLADRVVVMRPWPGRILEVVDIGLPRQRNRMSDELASVKRRLSDLLAHSLNEGGRSATA
- a CDS encoding ParA family protein, whose translation is MPVITFANTKGGAGKTTAVLLLATELARKGYRVTILDADPQHWISRWHEISGDVANISVIDFVTTASLPQHISENKHNTDYFIVDLPGARNPLLATAVGLSDHVLIPIQGCAMDARGGAQVLELLQYLDEKAGIKIGHSVVLTRVNSMVTTRALQLVKSLLSERHVPVLDTAIIERSAFRDIFDCGGTLHTIDPSRVSNLDKARENATCFAEEIMRKLPVRLTASARMATAA
- a CDS encoding iron-containing alcohol dehydrogenase, with protein sequence MSSNITANWSYPTSVKLGRGRIKELADACKSLGIKKPLLVTDRGLAAMAITKNALDILEDAGLGRAIFADVDPNPNEKNLEAGVKAFKDGGHDGVVAFGGGSGLDLGKCVAFMAGQSRPVWDFEDIGDWWTRASLEGIAPIVAVPTTAGTGSEVGRASVITNSVTHVKKIIFHPKFLPGVVISDPELTVGMPKIITAGTGMDAFAHCLEAYSSPFYHPMSAGIALEGMRLVKEFLPRAYREGTDLEARANMMSAAAMGAVAFQKGLGAIHALSHPIGAVYNTHHGMTNAVVMPAVLRFNRAVIEEKIGRAAAYLGISGGFDGFYDYVLKLRSELGVPDTLTAMGIAPDRIDELSAMAIEDPSAGGNPVAMTLENTKALFRDCF
- a CDS encoding aldehyde dehydrogenase family protein — encoded protein: MAMIQCISPIDGSVYAERAALSLDAAKDVVARARKAQKAWARRPLEERVQLVLKGAARLNEMSDVVVPELAWQMGRPIKYGGEYKGFNERSNYVASIAADALAPVVVEESERFERRIEREAHGVVFVVAPWNYPYMTAINTIAPALMAGNTVVLKHASQTLLVGERLVQAFVEAGVPEDVFQNVFLDHETTSALIAAGSFNFVNFTGSVEGGRSMERAAAGTFTGLGLELGGKDPGYVMEDADLDAAVDTLMDGATYNSGQCCCGIERVYVHESLYDAFVEKSVAWVSNYKLGNPLDPETTLGPMANKRFAKVVREQIADAVAKGAKALVDPKLFPQDDGGAYLAPQVLVDVDHSMAFMREETFGPAVGIMKVKSDEEALALMNDSQYGLTASLWTKDVERAARLGREIETGTVFMNRADYLDPALCWTGVKETGRGGSLSIIGFQNLTRPKSFHLKKVTA
- a CDS encoding glutamine synthetase family protein; protein product: MSSYTFDDLKKDVAEGRIDTVLACQVDMQGRLMGKRFQAEYFVESAWKETHSCNYLIATDMEMETVSGYKATSWEKGYGDYTMKPDLSTLRRIPWLEGTALVLCDMLDHHTHEEIAHSPRAILKKQVKRLEDMGMKAYMASELEFFLFDQSYEAAHSAGYRNLKLASAYNEDYHIFQTTKEEEVMRAIRTGLQGAGIPVENSKGEASAGQEEINVRYADALAMADRHAIIKNGCKEIAWSKGKAITFLAKWNYNAAGSSSHIHQSLWSLEEKPLFFDHTGKYGMSPLMHNYVAGLLAHASEITYFLAPYINSYKRFMAGTFAPTKAIWSKDNRTAGYRLCGEETKGIRIECRVGGSDLNPYLAFAALLAAGIDGIENKLELEAPFVGDAYGGKDIREIPRTLRAATTAMTESAMLRKAFGDEVIDHYTRAAEWEQEEYDRRITDWEVARGFERA
- a CDS encoding amino acid permease, translated to MSDYTDQDKTQDVHVLHSMGYAQELERRMSSFSNFAISFSIICILSGGINSLAQATSGVGGAAIGIGWPVGCIISLFFALGMAQISSAYPTAGGLYHWSSILGTRFTGWLTAWLNLLGLITVLGAINIGTALFLGGTFGAQLGIADASGVVSPGMQVVLVVLFTIVQAAINHFGIGLTAKLTDFSGTLILVTAAVLTIACFYFAPTHDFSRLWTFTNYSGDAGGGVWPQSDSMWYIFGLGLLLPIYTITGYDASAHTSEETKKAALSVPRSMVSAVIWSSLAGWVMLSAFVIAIPDMAVGAKQGWSVFFMTINAIMPAWLVTLLYIAIFISQFLCGLATVTSCSRMIFAFSRDGGIPVGSKTLASVSPKFRTPVAAIWTGAALESLFVWGALFISVGEASLYVTVVNATLIFLFLSFLFPIVLGIFAYGTKKWPAPGPWNLGGGLYKVVGVLATLGMILIVYIAIQPPNDKVFEITLAFIVLAIVIWFAVEKRRFQGPPIGDMIAKRRGEIAAAEAAVGETGTVAVPANS
- a CDS encoding N-formylglutamate amidohydrolase; its protein translation is MVLARPKILSEADGDCVGIERIDGRSPVLIVCEHASNTLPASFGDLGLPDEALSSHIAWDPGALAVARGISDGLDATLVYQRFSRLIYDCNRPPSSPGAMPETSEIYAIPGNKDLTAEERLARTDALYVPFHDAIRGLIRDRRARGQDSVIVTMHSFTPVYHGRERAVELGILHDEDSRFADRMLEAAAEAPLYRTQRNQPYGPEDGVTHTLILHGLSNGLRNVMIEVRNDLITDDVGQGVMADYLKGLLQQSLDA
- a CDS encoding MurR/RpiR family transcriptional regulator translates to MTVASKTVSDVIHSHFGVLTRAEKQLAESLLDNYPVSGLGSITTIAENAGVSTPTVVRMVQKLGFKGYPDFQAHLHLEVEATISNPIAKHDRWAQNAPGTHILNRFADAIMGNLRQTLTDLDTATFDSVASLLSDRKRGLYFVGGRITGALAEYFFTHMQVIRPATTLLSSNSSSWPQYVLNMNAGDILIIFDIRRYEQEMVSLATAARKRGAEIVVFTDQWGSPAAKLARHAFRVRIEAPSAWDSSVVTLFIVEALIEAVQNSTWDETKERMKTLEGLFEQTKLFRKPG